One genomic segment of Saccharomyces kudriavzevii IFO 1802 strain IFO1802 genome assembly, chromosome: 8 includes these proteins:
- the RTT107 gene encoding Rtt107p (similar to Saccharomyces cerevisiae RTT107 (YHR154W); ancestral locus Anc_5.94), translating to MSSPLLFEQLNFLILVASEAELPIAHSTKEVLMENSCNNCQIYELYNEDVSSSQMGRDWFIEKFGPQTVHFVISNTINFSFYNAVYFDLLIPVISHAWVQDSVKTKRHLRTNIYSPNPFHLLRDCQVYISKSSFNKCEYILYSDLLHLLGGTSVNYISNRTTHVIVQGPKDPIIETVNKLTFGSFSSSSSNKHAEKPLREWKFVYPTWLLYHFKMAKPLTDELATLCELDMNDTTEEQLFAKWEEVIGGKEISSSRLTLHPNTTLFKDHHFAISPDLNFFTPLYWFLKEFIEDLDGKVTPLGFSDDLKLVYEKSPDIDCYIGHSANSPILGKTENIKPKIYVGNVSWLFYMFAIQQFAPVSQCKLIHQPFHAKLFTFKELTVAYTNYFGSQRFYIQRLVEILGGLSTPELTRKNTHLITKNTIGKKFKVAKKWSLDPQNAIIVTNHMWLEQCYMKNAKLNPRDSKFQNFKLDDNMKWNIGRAKMGHLSLQTPDISPMTANDMQPIPNELSPINDQTEGCANMHTTKDNTPNSTFTNSIDEKIDKLQKISEEVDKTHQENLRKDSDSSTSTIGLPPIDNAKVNSLKKNSISDIGVKAEVLEDYQIRKATETPKTSVEYDVITTQKPARKISGQEMKDQPRKKNDTDCLGKEKKTRSQIQLDQQIEEEYKVSEENEAENMTKGSHIEPDELTKGKYAEENTAKPNPRAKHLENTNPKSEADKYSRLFEGLSDSDDRVDDAKAIGNSRYATPKTSQNIKTTVGTPVVTQTGTRTPSNSNSRLAKTQAAKRLHTDIESLNEFQKSLKRKRIDTEEIMLPQKTEKSNKEKQLTMKVDNILSNFSELPDYNLKAVCTGCFHDGFNEIDIEILSQLGINIFDNVKETDGLNCIIAPKILRTEKFLKSLSFEPLKFALKPEFIIDLLNLIHNKKEKASRIDLNLFNYVIHGIDQSILSKTRLPTKVFERANIRCINLVNDISGGVNTIGSVLKAHGIEKINVLRSKKCVFEDVMRNDVSKQESGGIFKYILIVTRASQVKKFTKLISDHDKNCTILIVEWNWCVESIFHLDVDLTSKSSVLYKK from the coding sequence ATGAGCTCGCCGTTATTATTCGAGCAGCTAAATTTTCTAATTCTGGTGGCGTCGGAGGCAGAACTTCCCATCGCTCACTCCACCAAAGAGGTTTTAATGGAGAATTCATGCAATAACTGTCAGATCTACGAGCTATATAATGAAGATGTAAGTAGCTCTCAGATGGGCAGAGACTGGTTCATAGAAAAATTCGGCCCACAAACGGTACATTTCGTCATCAGTAATACAATCaacttttccttttataATGCAGTCTACTTCGATCTTTTGATTCCGGTCATATCGCATGCTTGGGTCCAGGATTCCGTAAAGACCAAGAGACATTTAAGAACAAATATTTATTCCCCTAAtccttttcatttgctTCGAGACTGTCAAGTATACATCTCTAAAAGTTCGTTCAATAAGTGTGAATACATCTTATACTCCGACTTACTCCATCTTTTGGGTGGTACTTCCGTCAATTACATCTCCAACAGGACGACGCACGTCATCGTACAAGGTCCCAAGGATCCAATCATAGAGACGGTCAACAAATTGACTTTTggctctttttcttcttcgtcgtccAACAAACACGCGGAGAAACCTCTAAGAGAATGGAAATTTGTCTATCCAACATGGCTATTATatcatttcaaaatggcAAAGCCTTTAACAGACGAATTAGCGACTTTGTGTGAACTTGATATGAACGACACCACTGAAGAACAACTTTTTGCTAAGTGGGAAGAAGTTATTGGTGGTAAAGagatatcatcatcaaggCTCACTCTCCATCCAAATACAACTTTATTCAAAGATCACCATTTTGCTATTTCACCGGACTTGAACTTTTTCACACCTTTATACTGgtttttgaaggaatttATCGAGGATTTGGATGGTAAAGTGACTCCGCTGGGTTTTTCTGATGACCTAAAGTTAGTTTATGAAAAGTCTCCTGACATTGACTGTTATATCGGTCACTCTGCCAATTCACCGATATTAGGGAAAACAGAAAACAttaaaccaaaaatttatGTTGGGAATGTAAGTTGGTTATTCTATATGTTTGCAATACAGCAATTTGCACCTGTATCCCAGTGCAAACTTATCCATCAACCCTTTCATGCCAAATTATTCACTTTTAAAGAATTAACAGTAGCGTATACTAATTATTTTGGTTCCCAAAGGTTTTATATTCAGCGATTAGTAGAAATATTAGGAGGGCTTAGTACACCTGAATTGACAAGGAAAAACACACACTTGATAACGAAAAACACGATTGgtaagaaattcaaagtcGCAAAGAAATGGTCATTAGACCCACAAAATGCCATCATCGTGACAAATCACATGTGGTTAGAACAATGTTACATGAAAAATGCCAAGCTAAATCCCAGGGACAGTAAATTTcagaatttcaaattaGATGATAACATGAAGTGGAATATTGGTCGAGCTAAGATGGGGCATTTATCTCTTCAAACTCCTGATATTTCACCAATGACTGCTAACGACATGCAGCCTATACCAAACGAATTGTCTCCCATAAATGATCAAACCGAAGGTTGTGCGAATATGCACACAACAAAAGACAACACTCCCAACAGTACATTTACTAATTCaatcgatgaaaaaatcgaCAAATTACAGAAGATTTCAGAAGAGGTAGACAAAACTCACCAggaaaatttgagaaaGGATTCTGATTCCAGTACTTCAACTATAGGTCTACCTCcaattgataatgcaaagGTCAACTcgctgaagaaaaactcaATTTCTGATATCGGCGTAAAAGCAGAGGTCCTTGAAGATTACCAAATCAGAAAGGCAACGGAGACTCCGAAGACAAGTGTAGAGTATGATGTCATTACGACTCAAAAACCTGCACGGAAAATTAGTGGacaagaaatgaaagatCAACCACGTAAAAAGAATGACACAGATTGTttgggaaaagaaaagaagacgAGATCGCAAATACAATTGGACCagcaaattgaagaagaatataaagtttcagaagaaaatgaagcgGAAAATATGACCAAAGGAAGTCATATCGAACCAGATGAGCTTACAAAGGGAAAGTATGCTGAAGAAAACACAGCGAAGCCAAATCCACGAGCAAAACACCTAGAGAACACCAATCCAAAAAGCGAGGCTGATAAATACTCACGTTTATTCGAAGGGTTATCTGATAGCGATGATCGTGTTGATGACGCAAAAGCCATTGGTAATTCCCGGTATGCCACACCGAAGACATCACAAAATATAAAGACAACTGTTGGCACTCCCGTTGTTACTCAAACGGGAACTCGCACGCCTTCAAATAGTAATTCAAGGTTGGCAAAGACACAAGCTGCCAAGAGATTGCATACAGACATTGAGTCATTGaatgaatttcaaaaaagcttaaaaaggaagagaatTGATACGGAAGAGATCATGTTGCCTCAAAAAACTGAGAAatcaaataaagaaaagcaacTGACTATGAAGGTGGATAATATATTGAGCAACTTTAGTGAATTACCCGATTATAACCTAAAAGCGGTCTGCACTGGATGCTTCCATGATGGGTTTAATGAAATTGACATTGAGATATTAAGCCAATTGGGcattaatatttttgacAATGTCAAAGAAACTGACGGTTTGAATTGTATTATTGCCCCCAAGATTTTAAGAACCGAGAAATTCCTAAAAAGTTTAAGTTTTGAACCATTGAAATTTGCACTGAAACCTGAGTTTATTATTGATTTATTAAACTTAATTCAtaacaaaaaggaaaaagctTCTCGGATAGACCTGAATCTATTTAATTATGTGATTCATGGAATTGATCAATCTATATTATCAAAGACTAGACTTCCAACTAAGGTGTTCGAAAGAGCTAACATTAGATGCATTAACCTCGTCAATGACATATCTGGTGGTGTGAACACAATAGGTTCTGTTTTGAAGGCACatggaattgaaaaaattaatgttTTACGTAGTAAAAAATGCGTTTTTGAAGACGTTATGCGTAATGATGTCTCAAAGCAGGAAAGCGGAGGCATTTTTAAGTACATACTTATTGTCACCAGGGCTTCAcaagtgaaaaaatttaccaaATTAATAAGCGATCACGATAAGAACTGCACGATTTTGATTGTCGAATGGAATTGGTGTGTCGaatccatttttcatcttgatGTTGATTTGACGTCAAAGTCAAGCGTtttatacaaaaaatag
- the MTC6 gene encoding Mtc6p (similar to Saccharomyces cerevisiae MTC6 (YHR151C); ancestral locus Anc_5.102) translates to MRILIYLFIIWSSLRTLAAASNLTVAVEGVASETVSTAVWPTMSPQMTVAFRSQRDVMGNLTIDQLPYVGLNLRRVLLNNETNMVNDGNNTRLFTMFKSMLGSEANAFVLDLEQHNNELTVPDSTLLFSDLLTELQSFIFSTQNNLYANVIVLLLNISAPALTSTERGYQNETLNTTLILDKNLGSTFIYKPMDLQSDRSKGNAWNIYGKSSSDGWPTLGSVLYEQKKRLVIGELTDIFNETTAPYIFPKDVFHYEQGNATLDCPSSVDGLANLSSIHWRFLDSRFNSADIKEYISCGVSPIISNPSYINNVTQLADIIHEGSVWSWDVNQPSVTSSTSKSGDLSDTLEAYNCVLFHYFANNGTATWRVDNCYDSNVGLCRYENRAFKWLVRSNKATYFDFDNYQGSKCPDQYTFNIPRTPLEQRSLIFYLRNASFPDTKIWIDLNSISVSNCWVSGGPYASCPYEKVISRRNFVTMMVPASVCSFALLFIVVYLSVLRVPIYDNRKNWRRVINKISKSELEGVPS, encoded by the coding sequence ATGCGGATACTCATATACCTCTTTATCATATGGTCTTCGCTGCGAACATTGGCTGCTGCTTCAAATCTTACAGTGGCGGTCGAGGGTGTTGCGAGTGAGACAGTTTCAACAGCAGTCTGGCCTACGATGTCCCCTCAAATGACAGTGGCCTTTAGGTCTCAAAGAGACGTTATGGGGAACTTGACTATTGACCAGTTACCATATGTAGGTCTGAACCTGCGGCGGGTCTTATTAAATAACGAAACCAACATGGTTAACGACGGTAATAATACAAGATTATTTACTATGTTCAAGTCTATGCTAGGCTCGGAGGCAAACGCTTTTGTTCTGGACTTGGAACAGCATAATAATGAGTTGACAGTGCCAGATTCTACATTGCTATTTAGTGATCTGCTGACTGAATTGCaatctttcatcttcagcaCCCAAAACAACCTTTATGCGAATGTAATTGTCTTACTATTGAATATATCCGCCCCTGCACTGACTTCTACGGAACGGGGATATCAGAACGAAACTCTAAACACTACTTTAATACTAGACAAAAATCTAGGAAGCACTTTCATTTACAAACCTATGGATCTGCAAAGCGACAGATCAAAGGGTAATGCTTGGAATATTTATGGAAAATCATCCAGTGATGGCTGGCCGACTCTAGGGTCAGTGCTATAcgaacaaaagaaaagactgGTTATAGGAGAATTGACCGACATCTTTAATGAAACCACCGCGCCTTATATTTTCCCAAAAGATGTGTTTCATTACGAGCAAGGGAATGCCACATTGGATTGTCCCTCTAGCGTGGATGGGCTTGCCAATTTATCGTCTATTCATTGGAGGTTCTTGGATTCACGGTTCAATTCTGCTGACATCAAAGAGTACATTTCTTGTGGCGTATCGCCAATAATAAGCAATCCATCCTATATCAATAATGTGACGCAATTGGCGGACATAATCCATGAAGGCAGTGTTTGGTCATGGGATGTTAATCAACCTTCGGTCACTAGTTCGACTTCCAAATCTGGTGACCTTTCCGACACACTAGAAGCTTACAACTGTGTCCTCTTTCACTACTTTGCAAATAATGGGACAGCAACATGGAGAGTGGATAACTGCTACGATTCCAATGTTGGGCTTTGTAGATATGAAAATAGGGCATTTAAATGGTTAGTGAGGTCAAACAAGGCGACTTACTTTGACTTTGATAATTATCAGGGCTCGAAGTGCCCTGATCAGTATACATTTAATATTCCGAGGACACCGTTGGAACAAAGATCGTTGATTTTCTATCTGAGGAATGCATCCTTTCCTGATACTAAAATCTGGATAGACTTGAACTCAATATCAGTGAGTAACTGCTGGGTGAGTGGCGGTCCATATGCAAGTTGCCCATACGAAAAAGTTATTTCCAGAAGGAATTTCGTGACAATGATGGTTCCTGCATCTGTCTGCTCCTTTGCCCTACTATTCATTGTTGTTTATTTGAGCGTACTAAGGGTTCCTATTTATGATAATAGGAAAAATTGGAGGAGAGttatcaacaaaatttccaaatcagAATTAGAAGGAGTGCCTTCTTGA
- the SPO16 gene encoding Spo16p (similar to Saccharomyces cerevisiae SPO16 (YHR153C); ancestral locus Anc_5.95), giving the protein MAKFLWDIRGLREVLGVDEHSLVQCVTVDTSRLVSQLDKELQNEESGVDLAVKQLQLLIENVYNKIRRDSGVPSDRSLVINLNFTNLKFSVAYWDILLERSLDLMANEAPKTNARYFITEATPMERDRYAETNLNFQTFKVNQRRVRNTVDMDEFIDFETLIKQIIFDLLKRNDIPEQDFEAILSRFHNLESLMLAFSE; this is encoded by the coding sequence ATGGCCAAATTCCTTTGGGATATACGAGGACTTCGAGAGGTTCTTGGTGTCGATGAGCATTCCTTGGTGCAGTGTGTTACAGTAGACACGAGCAGGCTAGTTTCGCAACTGGACAAGGAGttacaaaatgaagaaagtggGGTCGATCTTGCTGTCAAACAGTTGCAATTGCTGATAGAAAATGTATACAATAAAATACGGAGAGATTCGGGAGTTCCTTCAGATCGCTCTCTGgtgataaatttgaatttcacTAATTTGAAATTCTCAGTGGCTTATTGGGATATCTTATTGGAGAGGTCACTAGACTTGATGGCGAATGAAGCACCAAAAACGAATGCCCGGTATTTTATTACCGAGGCTACACCCATGGAGAGAGATCGGTATGCCGAAACTAATCTGAACTTTCAGACCTTCAAAGTTAATCAGCGTCGAGTGCGGAATACCGTCGATATGGACGAGTTTATCGATTTTGAAACACTAATCAAGCAGATAATTTTTGACCTTCTTAAAAGGAACGATATTCCCGAACAGGATTTCGAGGCCATCTTGTCAAGGTTTCACAACTTAGAAAGCTTGATGCTCGCTTTCAGCGAgtga
- the LIN1 gene encoding U5 snRNP complex subunit LIN1 (similar to Saccharomyces cerevisiae LIN1 (YHR156C); ancestral locus Anc_1.96) → MEYTQDSNTLKLKRKNNLLENEPYNIHKRCKDSRPNIAEYGSDSSAEDSSDEENSGMEMDVKANEKNGKEDEDMFLSDNYSQIENHEKPKKPKIQLLDVAKFKKENLAELNSSIENGEVQGEEEDVNIEPFNIDNEMEHGVFDKDGNYIETESNGDDELQDDEEWMNNVIDTKRINQLKKKEDTKAQNSRFYMVHEALVLLKFFLIDDVNTVLQSLGRLNKLRKIAISENSKSLKYIIYGIELLSDLINILESKGFNGIYEYNGKRVQEAIEEERLDNSSKVDDRKTKLWSFKWLSKLDQIHGQYTNYEMSYWQKTYFQNNVIVKFHSEPDQDENWIHISCLNFT, encoded by the coding sequence ATGGAATACACGCAGGACTCGAACACtctaaaattgaaaagaaaaaataatctgCTTGAAAATGAGCCTTACAATATACATAAGAGGTGTAAAGATAGCAGGCCAAACATAGCAGAATATGGTTCTGATTCTAGTGCCGAGGACTCttcagatgaagaaaacagcGGGATGGAAATGGATGTGAAAGCcaatgaaaagaatggaaaagaagatgaggacATGTTTTTGTCAGATAATTACAGTCAGATTGAAAACCATGAAAAGCCTAAGAAGCCAAAAATCCAACTTTTGGATGTTGcgaaattcaagaaagaaaacctGGCGGAATTAAACTCTTCCATTGAAAACGGTGAAGTTCAGGGGGAGGAGGAAGACGTGAATATAGAGCCATTTAATATAGACAATGAAATGGAACATGGCGTATTTGATAAGGATGGCAATTACATTGAAACGGAAAGCAATGGAGATGATGAATTGCAAGACGACGAAGAATGGATGAATAACGTCATAGATACGAAAAGGATAAACCAgttaaaaaagaaagaggacACAAAGGCTcaaaattcaagattttataTGGTACACGAGGCATTAGTTCTCttaaagttttttcttattgacGATGTAAACACGGTACTACAATCCTTGGGGAGGTTAAACAAGCTGCGAAAAATAGCCATATCTGAGAACAGCAAATCGCTAAAATACATCATTTATGGGATAGAGCTATTGTCCGATTTGATTAATATATTAGAAAGTAAGGGATTCAATGGAATCTATGAATACAACGGCAAGAGAGTTCAGGAAGCCATAGAGGAAGAACGGCTCGATAATTCCTCCAAGGTAGACGACCGAAAGACAAAGTTATGGAGCTTCAAATGGTTGAGTAAATTGGATCAGATTCACGGACAGTACACCAACTATGAAATGTCGTACTGGCAAAAAACCTACTTCCAAAACAACGTCATAGTAAAATTTCACAGCGAACCAGATCAAGACGAAAACTGGATACACATATCGTGTTTAAACTTTACGTAG
- the SPO12 gene encoding Spo12p (similar to Saccharomyces cerevisiae BNS1 (YGR230W) and SPO12 (YHR152W); ancestral locus Anc_5.99), producing MANKTSDQSAHTVSILKTDITGNTTKTDSSSSNNNNNYYCNNHNASAKAREDANKENIPHLEEEIAAFQIFKKKNTSTSKSSHTSSNFIKKAIFKKDLLKQDSKKKLQLQQRFASPTDRLVSPCSLKLNEHKVKMFGKKQKVNPMKLDFKGHFAADSEDVEIDEDEEFFY from the coding sequence ATGGCAAACAAGACAAGTGACCAATCAGCACACACTGTTTCCATCCTTAAGACAGATATTACCGGAAATACCACCAAAACCGatagcagcagcagcaacaacaacaacaactaCTACTGCAATAATCACAATGCGTCTGCGAAGGCAAGAGAAGATGCTAATAAGGAGAACATACCCCATTTAGAAGAGGAGATCGCGGCctttcaaatcttcaagaaaaagaatacttCAACCTCGAAATCATCACATACTAGTAGCAACTTTATAAAAAAGGCAATATTCAAGAAGGACCTCCTGAAACAGGActcgaagaagaaactccAGCTACAGCAGAGGTTTGCGTCACCGACCGACAGACTAGTATCACCATGCTCACTTAAGCTGAATGAGCACAAAGTGAAGATGTTTGGGAAGAAGCAAAAGGTAAATCCGATGAAACTTGACTTCAAGGGTCATTTTGCGGCTGATTCAGAAGACGTAGAAATtgatgaggatgaggagTTCTTTTACTAG
- the LAM1 gene encoding Lam1p (similar to Saccharomyces cerevisiae YSP1 (YHR155W) and SIP3 (YNL257C); ancestral locus Anc_1.100) produces the protein MHEHKAELRLITVALNEASTDSPSFRASVNYFHTRMESLSSWMHSTIDYVQNTYNPSFQDFQRIKETLFSQLLPSPILLSNGFVSNQPYTPLLVKDFTRDINDLSNTIMKIVLGDENSQYTTALTALSSNAITPYFNKRKTFEYYQRKYDSFMSDFLATANDINILTPQNLQNETFKLFDIKHKYTEASLDLTEAISLMKVNLDKFLVETIDIVRKNNVITTKNTKDLIDITPELTETLKDWSDWIESNLQTLQGLSSKLSEAKYAILKLSLARSKPSHLLQDYDLRNIRNLKFSLPNSISDRNLLADKKGISGWLYMRTTVGHDPKRVVWVRRWCFLQNSIFGLFSLSPSKTYVEETDKFGILWITVEYLPNESRNFCFRLKIQSPKYETEEEGTHADIILQAENIGDLKAWINMLNFHKRYALSIKDENDPRYQLATRKIEPQFFEFASSSSTSTDKLLTSFSGKTLTLVEELKRKYISEDDIYSIIDNEAYHLKVISTPVATQLTHLALFSTFLSVSNYFPCATQANTWGTANWNDLSYLFNPLEGNAILEPPKVLSASRFSVSYPDYYPYSLKVDDIQFRSIFFSVNHHFLQIPKELVLLRYSSVWCPNNKQKFSSVAFVTLNHIYVYLNISGFSYLKRIDLLDIDSIEYDRSPKNASSRMLHMQRGDGIKFNMSVFFTDRREVASKLQFLIENKAMHVPKGEKEVLEIFHGLDEEIEKEKKFIKDNLSQTELHSKDHNQLLKCTYDRHFENTKETPLELMSRKVRLEKEARFYFQDSFKVGSKILFHVLFGDKSQVFPNSLFLCKKGSNLNTNSYWERIRYAKQDDSCQFELARKLQFGLNRTSNFIKDQFWLKDDNDNCKIILEQRAVKIKQNYYYEVDEGPIIVKFPLCHPLLICVKFIIAERITSQGESLKKCDLAILYKFKYIESIGKMDTKVEKLWLLENIHLNWILRYCKVEHLAISKKAREYLKKFNDREKMSNVIKLCGFLGVLPKEIVENDKKAGDFMQPVYINYDYLSLLKIFIKLIVFYLSSVVIRTAKILLALLMIVWKCFTKVNRSLYYGLLVASLINLFFVGKSIRSYFSVKSAEALFQNYANADQSGLQIMHRSLTLPDLDLLTKNMLDNDQVNPVLKRFDGEKNAYQYKETRQEIAIKRNQVLMELKILQNTENELVQGSYRKFLITERDKCLTTQNEISDLWVNDTKLQDYCMECFSEYDRLSAIPN, from the coding sequence ATGCATGAACATAAAGCGGAGCTACGGCTGATAACGGTCGCACTTAATGAAGCATCCACCGATTCACCCTCATTCAGGGCTTCGGTTAACTATTTTCATACAAGAATGGAGTCTTTGAGTAGTTGGATGCATAGTACCATAGACTATGTGCAAAATACGTACAATCCTTCATTTCAAGACTTCCAAAGAATAAAGGAAACGCTGTTTTCACAGCTGCTCCCTTCTCCTATACTACTCTCCAATGGGTTTGTCAGTAACCAGCCGTATACTCCGTTGCTTGTTAAAGACTTTACTAGGGATATCAATGATCTCTCAAATACAATTATGAAGATAGTTCTGGGCGACGAAAACTCCCAGTATACGACTGCGTTGACAGCTTTAAGTTCAAATGCCATTACTCCCTATTTTAATAAGAgaaaaacttttgaatattatCAGAGAAAGTACGATTCATTTATGTCAGATTTTTTGGCAACTGCTAATGACATCAATATTTTAACTCcacaaaatcttcaaaatgaaaCGTTCAAGTTATTTGATATTAAGCACAAATATACAGAGGCTTCATTGGATTTAACTGAAGCTATTTCGTTGATGAAAGTCAATTTGGATAAATTTCTGGTAGAAACAATAGATATTGTACGCAAAAATAATGTTATTACAACTAAGAATACCAAGGATCTCATCGATATTACTCCTGAACTCACGGAAACGTTAAAAGATTGGTCCGACTGGATAGAAAGTAACCTACAGACTTTACAAGGCTTGTCGTCCAAGTTATCTGAAGCTAAGTATGCTATTCTCAAACTTAGTTTGGCAAGATCTAAGCCATCTCACTTGTTACAGGACTATGATTTGAGAAAcataagaaatttgaagttCAGCCTACCAAATTCAATCAGTGATAGAAATCTTTTGGCTGATAAAAAGGGAATATCAGGTTGGTTGTACATGAGAACTACCGTTGGTCATGATCCTAAAAGGGTTGTGTGGGTTAGAAGATGGTGCTTTTTACAAAACAGCATTTTTGggcttttttctctttcacCTAGTAAGACTTACGTTGAAGAAACAGATAAATTTGGTATACTATGGATTACTGTAGAATATCTACCAAACGAATCTAGGAATTTCTGTTTTAGattaaaaattcaaagtcCCAAATAcgaaacagaagaagaaggtacACATGCGGATATTATTCTACAAGCGGAAAATATTGGCGACTTAAAAGCCTGGATAAACATGTTAAACTTCCATAAAAGATATGCGTTGTCGATAAAGGATGAAAACGATCCTCGCTATCAATTAGCTACTCGAAAAATCGAACCCCAGTTTTTCGAATTTGCTTCAAGTagttcaacatcaacagATAAATTATTGACTTCATTTTCCGGTAAAACCCTGACGTTGGTAGAAGAGTTGAAACGAAAATACATATCAGAGGATGATATTTACTCTATTATTGATAACGAGGCTTATCACTTGAAAGTGATTTCTACGCCAGTGGCCACGCAATTGACTCATTTAGctttattttcaacttttttatCTGTATCAAATTATTTTCCATGTGCTACTCAGGCAAATACATGGGGTACAGCTAATTGGAACGACCTTTCTTATCTATTCAACCCACTTGAAGGGAATGCAATACTTGAACCACCCAAGGTCTTGAGTGCTTCTAGGTTTTCTGTTAGTTATCCTGACTACTATCCATATAGTCTAAAAGTTGATGACATACAATTTAggtccatttttttctcagttaatcatcattttctacAAATCCCAAAAGAGTTGGTTCTTTTGAGATATTCATCCGTGTGGTGCCCAAacaacaaacaaaaattttcatcagtGGCATTCGTTACTCTCAACCATATATACGTCTACTTGAATATTTCAGGATTTTCGTATTTGAAGAGGATAGACTTGCTAGATATTGATTCAATCGAATATGATAGAAGTCCCAAAAATGCTTCTTCAAGGATGCTACACATGCAAAGAGGTGATGGGATCAAGTTTAACATGTCCGTATTTTTTACTGATCGAAGAGAAGTTGCTTCAAAGTTGCAATTTTtaatagaaaataaagcGATGCATGTCCCGAAGGGTGAAAAGGAGGTTTTAGAAATATTCCATGGATTGGATGAAGagattgaaaaggaaaagaaatttatcaaGGATAATCTGTCCCAAACAGAGCTTCACTCCAAAGATCATAATCAACTCTTGAAGTGTACGTATGATCGTCATTTCGAAAATACCAAAGAAACACCCCTGGAGCTTATGAGTCGAAAAGTACGTCTGGAAAAGGAGGCACGATTCTATTTTCAGGATAGTTTCAAAGTTGGAAGTAAGATACTATTCCACGTACTTTTTGGGGACAAATCCCAGGTTTTTCCTAATTCGTTATTTCTCTGTAAAAAGGGTAGTAACTTGAATACCAACTCGTACTGGGAACGTATCAGGTATGCAAAACAAGATGATAGTTGCCAATTTGAACTTGCCCGTAAGTTGCAATTTGGACTGAATCGCACTTCCAATTTTATTAAAGATCAATTCTGGTTAAAAGATGACAATGACAACTGCAAAATAATTCTCGAGCAGCGAGCAGTAAAGATAAAACAAAACTATTATTATGAAGTGGATGAAGGTCCCATTATTGTAAAATTTCCGTTATGTCATCCTTTACTTATCTGTGTAAAGTTCATCATTGCAGAACGCATTACATCTCAAGGGGAGTCCCTCAAAAAATGTGACTTGGCGATTTTgtataaattcaaatacatTGAATCTATTGGTAAGATGGATACTAAGGTGGAAAAATTGTGGcttttagaaaatatacACCTTAATTGGATATTAAGATATTGCAAAGTTGAACATCTTGCTATCAGCAAAAAGGCCAGGGAAtatctaaaaaaattcaatgataGAGAAAAGATGAGCAATGTCATCAAACTGTGCGGGTTTCTTGGCGTTTTGCCAAAAGAAATAgtagaaaatgataaaaaagcAGGCGATTTTATGCAACCTGTATACATCAATTATGATTATTTGTcgcttttgaaaatttttattaaGCTGATTGTATTTTATCTGAGCAGCGTTGTAATCAGGACCGCGAAAATTCTATTAGCGCTACTTATGATAGTTTGGAAATGTTTTACAAAAGTTAACAGATCTCTATACTATGGCCTTCTGGTAGCTTCGTTAATTAATCTGTTCTTCGTTGGTAAATCCATCCGGTCTTATTTCTCAGTAAAGTCGGCAGAAGCTTTGTTCCAGAACTATGCTAATGCTGATCAATCAGGGCTTCAAATTATGCATCGATCTTTGACGCTGCCTGATTTGGACTTACTTACGAAGAATATGCTGGATAATGATCAAGTTAATCCAGTACTCAAAAGATTCGACGGAGAAAAGAACGCTTACCAGTACAAGGAAACTAGGCAAGAAATTGCAATTAAACGAAACCAAGTACTAATGGAACTAAAAATCCTCCAAAATACGGAGAACGAACTGGTGCAAGGAAGTTACAGGAAGTTTTTGATAACAGAAAGAGACAAATGTCTCACTACACAGAATGAAATATCTGATCTATGGGTGAACGACACTAAATTACAAGATTATTGCATGGAGTGCTTTTCTGAGTACGACAGACTATCTGCTATTCCTAACTGA